The genomic region CTGCCCATCAGGTACAACCAGAAAAACGGAACTTTGTTATTCATCATGATGCCGACTCGTTTATTACACATTTTCTTTCCTCAAATCATTCTGTCAAAGCCAATGATTGCTGCTGTTCGCGCCATTTTCCGGGTTTGTCCGAAATCATTTCCATAATTTCAATTTTGTCGCCGACGATCCGTATTATTTTGCCGTAGTTCTTGCCCAGATAATTGCCGACCTGGACGCGGTAAATGGTGCCGTCACTCGCTTTTACCAATCCCCATAAAGTGCCCTGCATGTTAACCGTTCCGACCATTCTCAAACTGTCCAGAGGATAAGCTTCCAACTCCTCTTTGGGCCTGGAAGTATCCGGCCTGAGACCCGTGCCTTCCACGTTCTCACCGTTTTCGGCCTGTTCGGCTTGCTCCAGAGGCGCAAACGGATCGCGCAATCCTTCCGGTTTGAAAACGAAAGGCTCCACGATTTTGATTTCAGGCAACGGTTCAATCGGACCTTTCGGCTTTGCTTGTTCGGTTTTGATGAAGGTTTCCAGATCCGAAAAATCATCGTTTCCGCATCCCGTCAACATCAAAGCAATGAACACGTTCGTAAATCCTGCAATTGTCCAGTGCGGAAGAGATTTAATTAAACGAAGCCGGCTCATTATTTATTTCCTCTTTTCTTTTTGACGGGGGCTGCTTCCGGAGCCAGACTTTCGTTATAGGTTTTCACCACGGCGTCCATCACCATAGCTCCCGTCTTCACTTTGGCTTGCGCCTGTTTTCCTTTAGT from Methylosarcina fibrata AML-C10 harbors:
- a CDS encoding pilus assembly protein PilP, whose protein sequence is MSRLRLIKSLPHWTIAGFTNVFIALMLTGCGNDDFSDLETFIKTEQAKPKGPIEPLPEIKIVEPFVFKPEGLRDPFAPLEQAEQAENGENVEGTGLRPDTSRPKEELEAYPLDSLRMVGTVNMQGTLWGLVKASDGTIYRVQVGNYLGKNYGKIIRIVGDKIEIMEMISDKPGKWREQQQSLALTE